The following coding sequences lie in one Halococcus salifodinae DSM 8989 genomic window:
- a CDS encoding DUF3006 domain-containing protein, giving the protein ADGEYTAVVDRFEDDLAVLLLEREGEGETVDDILLPKTELPESGRHQDAVLYVSVEDGEVRDATYKAGETDQRAERAQSRFDRLSQRPSESETEADTDPER; this is encoded by the coding sequence AGCCGACGGCGAGTACACGGCAGTGGTTGATCGCTTCGAAGATGACCTCGCCGTGCTGTTGCTCGAACGCGAAGGCGAAGGCGAAACTGTTGACGACATCCTTCTCCCAAAGACAGAACTGCCGGAGAGTGGTCGCCACCAAGACGCGGTTCTGTACGTGAGCGTCGAGGATGGAGAAGTACGGGACGCTACCTACAAAGCTGGGGAGACCGACCAGCGCGCAGAGCGCGCGCAATCGCGATTCGACCGCCTCTCGCAACGCCCCTCCGAATCAGAGACAGAAGCGGATACTGATCCGGAGCGCTAG